From a single Fimbriimonadaceae bacterium genomic region:
- a CDS encoding response regulator transcription factor, whose product MRETDTATIQTVVAIISSNYLLRLGLQRIVEAETWIKLIGQTTHGTNLDEVLASNHPTIAILDTENDHAIPELILKIKRAAPAIKVILLSGFEDMERTRQAFASGVDGIVLKVQPSAVLIATIAHLARTDEEVPLTFERLGGPRKLSAQAEPPPLLTRAPAQHKRLDGLTEREQEVVRLVSEGLSNKDIADRLCISSITVRHHLTSIFDKLGVSNRQKLLIRAHQNGLTRPPALA is encoded by the coding sequence ATGAGGGAAACCGACACAGCTACAATCCAAACGGTAGTGGCAATCATCAGCAGTAACTATCTCCTGCGGCTCGGTTTGCAGCGGATCGTCGAAGCAGAAACATGGATCAAGTTGATCGGGCAGACTACGCACGGAACGAACCTGGATGAGGTGTTGGCCAGCAATCACCCGACTATCGCGATTCTCGACACGGAAAATGATCATGCCATTCCTGAGCTGATCCTGAAAATCAAGCGTGCTGCTCCAGCCATCAAAGTTATTTTATTGAGCGGATTCGAGGACATGGAGCGCACTCGTCAAGCATTCGCTTCCGGAGTCGATGGTATTGTGCTCAAGGTACAACCTTCCGCCGTGCTCATCGCCACGATCGCCCACCTCGCCAGGACGGACGAGGAAGTCCCTCTTACCTTTGAAAGACTCGGCGGCCCTCGGAAACTCAGCGCACAAGCAGAGCCGCCTCCTCTCCTGACACGCGCCCCTGCCCAACATAAACGCCTCGATGGACTCACGGAGCGAGAACAGGAAGTCGTCCGATTGGTCAGTGAGGGATTGTCCAACAAAGACATTGCCGACCGTCTGTGCATTTCCAGCATTACCGTCAGACATCATCTCACCAGCATTTTCGACAAGCTCGGTGTCTCGAATCGCCAGAAATTGCTCATCCGGGCCCACCAGAACGGACTCACCAGACCGCCCGCGCTGGCATAA